The Myotis daubentonii chromosome 21, mMyoDau2.1, whole genome shotgun sequence genome window below encodes:
- the LOC132222900 gene encoding zinc finger protein 501-like: MDDVEAYSEHSVSVGESQVRASKTAAPTQRTHLCKPCFSVLKGILHLTELQVVYFEKNVFLSDACVRDLCFSTNPHQQQKDASGEKPWKEDMESASLVTSCCFYLSAVPEANMEVGEDSPAISGFLRHQATLNTEEPHSNNEISQEFLSGKRHHQWVECETAFSQKQKVAYDKGLCSGDMIDEYNKCGEVCRQTFNHLQHRRVHTTEKPNECTDGGKVFSESTALIKHNRVHTGEKPYKCSECGKSFSKRSDLTIHHRVHTGEKPYECSECGKSFSQRSDFTRHHRIHTGEKPYECSECGKHFSQRYSLTVHHRVHTGEKPYECSECGKHFSRRFHLTIHDRVHTREKPYECSECGKHFSRRCYLTIHHRVHTGEKPYECSECGKSFSQRSDFTRHHRVHTREKPYECSECGKHFSRRCYLTIHHRVHTGEKPYECSECG; encoded by the coding sequence TCTGAACACAGTGTATCTGTAGGAGAGTCTCAGGTCAGGGCTTCCAAGACAGCCGCACCCACCCAGAGGACCCATCTGTGTAAGCCGTGCTTCTCAGTGTTAAAAGGtattttgcacctgactgagttACAAGTGGTTTACTTTGAGAAGAATGTGTTCTTAAGTGATGCGTGTGTGAGAGACTTGTGTTTCAGTacaaaccctcaccagcaacagaaggatgccagtggagagaagccctggAAAGAAGATATGGAGAGTGCCTCGCTTGTGACAAGTTGCTGCTTCTACTTATCTGCGGTGCCTGAAGCCAATATGGAGGTCGGTGAAGACTCCCCAGCCATCTCAGGGTTTCTCCGGCACCAGGCCACTCTTAACACTGAGGAGCCACACAGTAACaatgagatttcacaggaatttctcagtggaaaaagacaTCACCAGTGGGTTGAATGTGAAACAGCTTTCAGCCAGAAACAGAAAGTTGCTTATGATAAAGGTCTCTGCTCTGGAGATATGATTGATGAGTATAATAAATGTGGGGAAGTATGTAGACAAACCTTCAACCACCTTCAACACAGGAGAGTTCACACTACAGAAAAGCCCAACGAGTGTACTGATGGTGGGAAGGTCTTCAGTGAAAGCACTGCTCTCATTAAAcacaacagagttcacactggagaaaagccatataagtgtagtgaatgtgggaagtccttcagtaaAAGGTCTGACCTCACTatacaccacagagttcacactggagaaaagccatatgagtgtagtgaatgtgggaagtccttcagtcaaagGTCTGACTTCACTAGACACCACAGaattcacactggggaaaagccatatgagtgtagtgaatgtgggaagcacTTTAGTCAAAGGTATTCCCTCACTGTACACcatagagttcacactggagagaagccatatgagtgtagtgaatgtgggaagcatttTAGTCGAAGGTTTCACCTCACTATACACGATAGAGTTCACACtagagaaaagccatatgagtgtagtgaatgtggaaagCATTTTAGTCGAAGGTGTTACCTCACTatacaccacagagttcacactggagaaaagccatatgagtgtagtgaatgtgggaagtccttcagtcaaagGTCTGACTTCACtagacaccacagagttcacactagagaaaagccatatgagtgtagtgaatgtgggaagcatttTAGTCGAAGGTGTTACCTCACTatacaccacagagttcacactggggaaaagccatatgagtgtagtgaatgtgggtaG